The Verrucomicrobiia bacterium genome window below encodes:
- a CDS encoding ThuA domain-containing protein, protein MKTSFLRSLLLTVALFASASAALAAEPLKVLMITGGCCHDYENQKKILSEGIAKRANVKFDIVHEGPGPSDPKAREHMISVYTNANWAKGYDLILHNECFGFVTNVAFVEGIAAPHKAGTPAVFLHCSSHSYRNAQTDAWKEAVGITSMKHDKKREFAVKTVKAEHPVMKGFPADWKNPSADELYENVKVWPNTVPLAMAYSEQSKKDHVVIWVNTYGKGKVFSTTLGHENKTMEDPAYLDLVTRGLLWACGKLNEDGTPKKGYGPAGK, encoded by the coding sequence ATGAAGACGTCTTTTTTGCGGTCGTTGTTGCTCACTGTGGCGTTGTTTGCTTCTGCTTCGGCGGCGCTGGCGGCGGAGCCTTTGAAGGTGCTGATGATCACGGGCGGGTGCTGCCATGATTATGAGAACCAGAAGAAGATCCTGAGCGAAGGCATCGCCAAGCGGGCGAATGTGAAGTTCGACATCGTGCATGAGGGGCCTGGTCCGAGCGACCCGAAGGCGCGGGAGCACATGATCAGCGTTTACACGAATGCCAATTGGGCGAAGGGGTATGATCTCATCCTGCACAATGAGTGCTTTGGCTTTGTGACGAATGTGGCATTTGTGGAGGGCATCGCGGCACCGCATAAGGCGGGCACTCCCGCCGTGTTCCTGCACTGCTCCTCGCACAGTTATCGCAATGCGCAGACGGATGCCTGGAAGGAAGCGGTGGGCATCACCTCCATGAAGCATGACAAGAAGCGCGAGTTCGCCGTGAAGACGGTGAAGGCGGAGCATCCGGTGATGAAGGGTTTCCCTGCGGATTGGAAGAATCCCTCGGCTGATGAACTGTATGAGAACGTGAAGGTCTGGCCGAACACGGTGCCGCTCGCGATGGCTTATAGCGAGCAGTCGAAGAAGGATCATGTCGTCATTTGGGTGAATACATACGGCAAGGGGAAGGTGTTCAGCACCACGCTCGGGCATGAGAACAAGACGATGGAAGACCCGGCTTACTTGGATCTGGTGACGCGTGGGTTGCTGTGGGCTTGTGGGAAGTTGAATGAGGATGGGACGCCGAAGAAGGGATATGGTCCGGCTGGGAAATGA
- a CDS encoding alpha/beta hydrolase has protein sequence MSYITTKDGTEIYYKDWGPKDGKIVTFSHGWPLSSDAWEAQMFFLASHGYRCIGHDRRGHGRSSQPWDGNHMDQYADDVAELFEKLDVKGAVMVGHSTGGGEVARYIGRHGTKRVAKAVLMGAVPPIMLKTEAYPGGLPLEVFDGFRAAYLKDRAQFFLDVASGPFFNFNRPGAKVSQGLIQSWWMQGMMSGHKNAYDCIKAFSETDFTEDLKKFDVPTLIVHGDDDQIVPIGNSALLSAKLVKNATLKIYPGGSHSLGDTSKDQFNQDLLEFIRA, from the coding sequence ATGAGCTACATCACCACCAAAGACGGCACGGAGATCTATTACAAGGATTGGGGGCCGAAGGATGGTAAGATCGTCACGTTCAGTCATGGTTGGCCGCTCTCCTCGGATGCGTGGGAGGCGCAGATGTTTTTCCTCGCCTCACACGGTTACCGCTGCATCGGGCATGACCGGCGGGGGCATGGGCGATCCAGCCAGCCGTGGGACGGCAATCACATGGACCAGTATGCGGATGATGTGGCGGAACTGTTCGAGAAGCTGGATGTGAAAGGTGCCGTGATGGTGGGCCACTCGACGGGCGGCGGTGAAGTGGCGCGCTACATCGGGCGTCATGGCACGAAGCGCGTGGCGAAGGCGGTGCTGATGGGGGCGGTGCCGCCGATCATGTTGAAGACAGAGGCGTATCCGGGCGGATTGCCGCTGGAAGTGTTCGATGGTTTCCGCGCGGCTTATCTGAAAGATCGGGCGCAGTTCTTTCTGGATGTGGCGAGCGGACCGTTCTTCAATTTCAACCGGCCCGGAGCCAAGGTTTCGCAAGGGTTGATCCAGTCCTGGTGGATGCAAGGTATGATGTCCGGTCACAAGAATGCGTATGATTGCATCAAGGCGTTCTCAGAAACGGATTTCACGGAGGACTTGAAGAAATTCGATGTCCCTACGCTTATCGTGCATGGGGATGATGATCAAATCGTGCCAATCGGCAACTCTGCCCTGCTCTCCGCCAAGTTGGTGAAGAATGCTACGTTGAAGATTTATCCCGGCGGCTCACACAGCCTGGGTGATACGAGCAAGGACCAGTTCAATCAAGACCTGCTGGAATTCATCCGCGCCTAG
- a CDS encoding methyltransferase domain-containing protein, which produces MKSDGKDLSKELYKQLRAFSCVELWNVEVPRFDKATPAERSARVSLIRAVGVVFAEHGSISQKTQVREWLKGLLNDPAEKIRRYAMAALPKLGAGEGEEAELLKVLDRASGEREKKFLGRALGKIGGEATLQAIRQQGDDSLGHAALKVQANVARNQSPTHIQLDQKLTAYQGLLIHLRGRRGLEQFMRAEVEEKLKRNAKFRMTDVRSGLVALMPVAPFTLADIYALRCFGSVGFVLGSEEKNEQEDSWEALAQIIGSTYAQRILTAFTTGSLRYRLDFVGKGHQRGAVQTVANRAYALNPGVINDPQEAPWTISVYPQGRRRLVELSPKSASDPRFTYRQQDVPAASHPPLAACLARMAGREEHEVVWDPFCGSGIELIERSLLGGVDTVYGSDLSAEAVDITEKNIAAANLKLKQAKVACVDFRDFAKQELGPESVSLIISNPPLGKRVPIPNLRGLIYDLIDVAAMVLKPGGRLVFANPIPMENPPRLLKLRTRQVVDFGGFDCRVEKYVKS; this is translated from the coding sequence ATGAAGAGTGATGGGAAAGATTTGAGCAAAGAGTTGTACAAGCAGCTGCGTGCCTTTTCGTGTGTGGAGCTTTGGAATGTGGAGGTGCCGCGCTTTGACAAGGCGACGCCGGCGGAGCGGTCGGCCCGGGTGTCATTGATACGGGCCGTGGGAGTGGTTTTTGCAGAGCACGGTTCTATCAGTCAGAAGACGCAAGTGCGGGAGTGGTTGAAGGGATTACTGAATGATCCGGCGGAGAAGATCCGGCGTTACGCGATGGCGGCCTTGCCCAAGCTGGGGGCGGGTGAAGGGGAAGAGGCGGAGCTGTTGAAGGTGCTGGATAGGGCGTCAGGTGAGAGGGAGAAAAAGTTCCTTGGCCGTGCGCTGGGGAAAATCGGTGGTGAGGCGACGCTGCAGGCGATCAGGCAGCAAGGCGATGATTCGCTAGGACATGCGGCTCTCAAAGTGCAGGCGAATGTGGCGCGGAATCAGAGTCCGACTCACATCCAGCTTGATCAGAAGCTGACGGCGTATCAGGGCTTGCTGATCCATCTGCGTGGACGGCGTGGTCTGGAGCAGTTCATGCGGGCTGAGGTGGAGGAGAAGCTGAAGCGGAATGCGAAATTCCGGATGACCGATGTGCGGTCGGGGTTAGTGGCCCTGATGCCTGTCGCTCCGTTCACGTTGGCAGACATCTATGCACTGCGGTGTTTTGGATCAGTTGGTTTCGTGCTGGGTTCAGAGGAAAAGAACGAGCAGGAGGATTCATGGGAAGCGTTGGCGCAGATCATCGGATCAACATACGCGCAGCGCATCCTGACGGCGTTCACAACGGGTTCTTTGCGTTACCGTCTGGATTTCGTGGGGAAAGGGCATCAGCGAGGTGCAGTGCAGACCGTTGCCAATCGGGCGTATGCGCTTAATCCTGGTGTGATCAATGATCCGCAGGAAGCGCCGTGGACGATCTCGGTATATCCGCAGGGAAGGAGGCGCCTGGTGGAGTTGAGCCCGAAGTCCGCGAGTGATCCGCGTTTTACTTATCGGCAGCAGGATGTGCCTGCGGCATCTCATCCGCCATTGGCAGCGTGCCTGGCGAGAATGGCAGGGCGTGAGGAGCATGAAGTGGTTTGGGATCCGTTTTGCGGTTCAGGAATTGAATTGATCGAGCGTTCTTTGCTGGGTGGTGTGGATACGGTTTACGGTTCTGATCTGAGTGCAGAAGCGGTGGACATCACGGAGAAGAATATCGCGGCAGCGAATCTGAAACTGAAGCAGGCGAAAGTGGCGTGTGTGGATTTTCGGGATTTCGCGAAGCAGGAGTTAGGACCAGAGAGCGTGAGCCTGATCATCAGCAATCCGCCATTGGGCAAACGGGTGCCGATCCCGAATCTGCGGGGGTTAATCTATGACCTCATCGATGTGGCGGCAATGGTGTTGAAACCGGGCGGGAGACTGGTGTTTGCAAATCCGATACCGATGGAGAATCCGCCCCGGTTATTGAAGCTAAGGACGCGGCAGGTGGTGGACTTTGGCGGGTTTGACTGCCGGGTGGAGAAATACGTGAAGAGTTAA
- a CDS encoding alpha/beta hydrolase → MKTILLVHGLWVTPSSWESFQHYYEARGYRVIASPWPGIKGDVPAMRRDASSLNGIGIAEVMAHYISIIKSLPEPPIIMGHSYGGLITQLLIDQGYGSAGVAIDSVPPKGILILPWSTYMALTPAFLKPGTFKGTFLFTFEQFWRVFANSLTEAEARAAYEQQAIPASGRAIFQAALANMTPNALSTINFKNGSRAPLLMIAGEKDVIMPAALNRKNFHKYQGASVTEFKEFPGRSHYIIAEKGWEEVAEYAVTWAEKKAK, encoded by the coding sequence ATGAAAACCATTCTGCTCGTCCACGGCCTGTGGGTCACACCTTCGAGCTGGGAAAGTTTCCAGCATTACTATGAGGCACGCGGTTACCGGGTGATCGCTTCGCCGTGGCCGGGTATCAAGGGGGATGTGCCCGCCATGCGGCGTGATGCCTCCAGCCTGAATGGAATCGGCATCGCGGAGGTGATGGCGCATTACATCAGCATCATCAAAAGCCTGCCGGAACCGCCGATCATCATGGGGCATTCGTATGGCGGGCTCATCACGCAGTTGCTGATCGACCAAGGTTACGGCTCGGCCGGGGTGGCGATCGATTCCGTGCCGCCGAAAGGCATCCTCATCCTGCCATGGTCCACTTACATGGCGCTGACGCCGGCGTTTCTCAAGCCCGGCACGTTCAAAGGAACCTTCCTCTTCACCTTCGAACAATTCTGGCGGGTGTTTGCCAATTCACTCACGGAGGCAGAAGCGCGCGCGGCTTATGAGCAACAGGCGATACCGGCATCGGGTCGCGCTATTTTCCAGGCGGCGTTGGCGAATATGACGCCTAATGCGCTCTCCACGATCAATTTCAAGAATGGCTCGCGCGCGCCGTTATTGATGATCGCGGGGGAAAAGGATGTGATCATGCCAGCGGCGTTGAATCGTAAAAACTTCCACAAATACCAAGGGGCATCCGTGACGGAGTTCAAGGAATTTCCGGGACGCAGTCACTACATCATCGCGGAAAAAGGCTGGGAAGAAGTGGCAGAGTATGCGGTGACGTGGGCGGAGAAAAAGGCAAAGTAA
- a CDS encoding sialate O-acetylesterase: MKRTLITLSLLAGALQFASADVRLPAIISEHMVVQQDVLIPIWGWADAGEQVTVELGGQIKTTTADAKGKWLVKLPKLKAAEGLTLVVKGKNKLSVNDVLVGEVWICSGQSNMGMTVARSKDFDAEKKAAQFSQLRMFTVEKAAKAEPQEDCKGRWELTTPENVGFFSAAAYFFGREIHQQMKVPVGLINTSWGGTSIEAWTSMEAQSKLKEYPVIAESWVKQTATPYDEKAAMEQYNKQVAAHRENAKKAKAAGKAAPRAPQKPTDPRLNQNYPANLYNGMVAPLVPYAFRGGIWYQGENNSNKSFANIYGLQLETLIKDWRTRFGSDFPFAWVQLPDFRSPQKDVVEPSGWVTVREEMLKSLKIPKTGMAITLGLGEEKDIHPKNKQDVGKRLAMWALADVYKQKGVASSGPLPSGDKVKGNEIVISFKHTDGGLKAEGGELKGFAIAGEDKVWKQAQAKIEGDKVVLSHPDIKKPVAVRYAWAANPVFSLYNGAGIPATPFRTDDWEK, encoded by the coding sequence ATGAAAAGAACACTCATCACGTTGTCGTTGTTAGCGGGGGCACTTCAATTTGCCAGTGCGGATGTCCGTCTGCCTGCCATCATCAGTGAACACATGGTCGTGCAGCAGGATGTGTTGATACCGATCTGGGGGTGGGCGGATGCGGGGGAGCAGGTGACGGTGGAGTTGGGCGGGCAGATCAAGACGACGACTGCCGATGCGAAGGGTAAATGGCTGGTGAAGCTGCCGAAGCTCAAAGCTGCTGAAGGTCTGACGCTGGTGGTGAAGGGCAAGAACAAGCTCTCGGTGAACGATGTGCTGGTGGGCGAAGTCTGGATCTGCTCCGGGCAATCGAACATGGGGATGACCGTGGCTCGCAGCAAAGACTTCGATGCTGAAAAGAAAGCGGCGCAGTTCTCGCAGTTGCGCATGTTCACCGTGGAAAAGGCGGCGAAAGCGGAACCGCAGGAAGATTGCAAGGGACGTTGGGAACTGACCACGCCGGAGAATGTCGGCTTCTTCTCCGCGGCCGCATATTTCTTCGGGCGAGAGATCCATCAGCAGATGAAGGTGCCGGTGGGCCTCATCAATACGTCTTGGGGCGGCACTTCCATTGAGGCTTGGACGAGCATGGAGGCGCAATCGAAGCTGAAGGAATATCCGGTCATCGCTGAATCTTGGGTGAAGCAGACGGCGACGCCTTATGATGAGAAGGCGGCGATGGAGCAGTACAACAAGCAGGTGGCGGCACATCGTGAAAACGCGAAGAAGGCCAAGGCGGCCGGCAAGGCGGCTCCACGCGCACCGCAGAAGCCGACCGATCCGCGCTTGAACCAGAATTATCCGGCGAATCTTTACAACGGCATGGTGGCTCCACTGGTGCCTTACGCGTTCCGCGGTGGCATCTGGTATCAGGGCGAGAACAATTCCAACAAGAGCTTTGCAAACATTTACGGTCTGCAACTGGAGACTTTGATCAAAGATTGGCGCACGAGGTTTGGTTCGGATTTCCCATTCGCCTGGGTGCAATTGCCTGACTTTCGCTCGCCGCAAAAAGATGTGGTGGAGCCGAGCGGTTGGGTGACGGTGCGTGAGGAGATGTTGAAATCTCTGAAGATTCCGAAGACGGGCATGGCCATCACGTTGGGACTCGGTGAAGAAAAGGATATCCATCCGAAAAACAAGCAGGACGTCGGCAAACGCCTCGCGATGTGGGCGCTCGCCGATGTGTATAAGCAGAAGGGCGTGGCGTCATCCGGTCCCCTGCCCTCTGGCGACAAGGTGAAGGGCAACGAGATCGTGATCTCCTTCAAACACACGGACGGCGGATTGAAAGCGGAAGGCGGCGAGCTGAAAGGCTTTGCGATCGCCGGTGAAGACAAGGTGTGGAAGCAGGCGCAGGCGAAGATCGAGGGTGACAAAGTGGTGCTGTCGCATCCGGACATCAAGAAACCGGTGGCGGTGCGGTATGCGTGGGCGGCAAACCCGGTGTTCAGTCTCTACAATGGTGCAGGCATTCCGGCGACGCCATTCCGGACGGATGATTGGGAGAAATAG